From the genome of Cryptococcus neoformans var. neoformans B-3501A chromosome 1, whole genome shotgun sequence, one region includes:
- a CDS encoding hypothetical protein (Match to ESTs gb|CF184814.1|CF184814, gb|CF191397.1|CF191397, gb|CF185950.1|CF185950; Similar to gi|46101859|gb|EAK87092.1| hypothetical protein UM06188.1 [Ustilago maydis 521], FASTA scores: opt: 4343, E(): 0, (65.949% identity (87.182% similar) in 1022 aa overlap (2-1007:4-1022)); HMMPfam hit to ThiF, ThiF family, score: 334.6, E(): 1.4e-97; HMMPfam hit to UBACT, Repeat in ubiquitin-activating (UBA) protein, score: 179.3, E(): 7.8e-51), with product MAAPMQVDEAVPGDSIDEGLYSRQLYVLGHEAMKKMATSNVLIVGMKGLGVEIAKNVALAGVKTVTIYDPSAVEIADLGTQFFLREEDIGRPRAEVTAPRLAELNSYVPIKILPGAGEITPEMIEPYQIVVLTNATVRKQVEIDEYCRQKGIYFIAADVRGLFGSVFNDFGKDFACVDPTGENPLSGMIVEIDEDEDAIVTCLDETRHGLEDGDFVTFSEIKGMEGLNGCEPRKISVKGPYTFSIGDTRGLGKYKSGGLFTQVKMPKILQFKTLKESLTNPEFFITDFAKWDRPAALHVGFQALSAFYEKAGHLPRPRNAADAEQVISLAKEIHSAAGGEDVLDEKILTELSYQATGDLSPMVAVIGGFVAQEVLKACSAKFHPMQQNMYFDSLESLPATLPSEADVQPLGSRYDGQIAVFGKAFQEKISNTREFLVGSGAIGCEMLKNWSMMGLATGPNGIIHVTDLDTIEKSNLNRQFLFRAKDVGKFKAESAAAAVADMNPNLKGKIIAHDDRVGPETENVYGDEFFANLDGVTNALDNVSARQYMDRRCVFYCKPLLESGTLGTKANTQVVVPHLTESYSSSQDPPEKSIPSCTVKNFPNAIEHTIQWAREAFDSFFVNPPTTVNLYLSQPDFVETTLKSSGQHHEHLKQIEKYLVKERPMSFEECIMWARLQYENNYVNEIKQLLFNLPKDQVNANGTPFWSGPKRAPTALAFNIDDPLDMEYLIAAANLHAFNYGLKGERDPALFRKVVESMNVPEFTPKSGVKIQINENEPVENNDEDDIEAIVSSLPPPASLAGFRLQPVDFEKDDDSNHHIDFITAASNLRARNYGITLADRHKTKLIAGKIIPAIATTTALAVGLVCLELYKLIDGKNKLEDYKNGFVNLALPFFGFSEPIAAAKQKYGETEWTLWDRFEIEGNPTLQQFLEWFQENHKLEVQMVSQGVSMLWSSFAADRMRMRMSELVEHVGKKPIPPHVKNLLVEVMVNDENDEDVEVPYVLVHI from the exons ATGGCAGCTCCTATGCAAGTTGACGAAGCCGTCCCTGGTGACTCTA TCGATG AGGGCTTGTACTCTCGTCAACT CTATGTGTTGGGCCACGAAG cgatgaagaagatggccACTTCCAACGTTCTTATTGTTGGCATGAAGGGCCTTGGTGTTGAGATTG CCAAGAACGTTGCCTTGGCAGGTGTCAAGACTGTCACCATCTACGACCCTTCTGCAGTAGAAATCGCGGATCTCGGTACAcaattcttccttcgtGAAGAGGACATTGGTCGACCTCGAGCTGAAGTCACCGCTCCCCGACTTGCCGAACTCAACTCTTACGTCCCTATCAAGATTCTCCCTGGAGCAGGCGAAATCACACCGGAAATGATCGAGCCTTACCAGATTGTTGTACTCACCAACGCCACTGTCAGGAAGCAAGTAGAGATCGACGAGTACTGTAGGCAAAAGGGGATCTATTTTATCGCAGCGGATGTGAGGGGTCTATTCGGTAGCGTGTTCAACGACTTTGGCAAGGATTTTGCTTGTGTCGACCCTACAGGAGAGAACCCTCTAAGCGGAATGATTGTCGAGATTGACGAG gatgaggatgctATTGTTACCTGTCTTGACGAAACGCGACATGGACTTGAAGACGGCGACTTTGTCACTTTCTCTGAGATTAAGGGTATGGAGGGTTTGAACGGCTGTGAGCCTAGAAAGATCTCTGTCAAGG GTCCTTACACTTTCTCAATCGGCGACACCCGTGGGTTGGGCAAGTACAAATCTGGCGGTCTCTTCACCCAAGTGAAGATGCCCAAGATTCTTCAATTT AAAACCCTTAAAGAGTCCCTCACTAACCCCGagttcttcatcaccgACTTTGCCAAATGGGACCGACCCGCTGCCTTGCACGTTGGTTTCCAGGCTCTTTCTGCATTTTACGAAAAGGCCGgtcatcttcctcgaccTCGTAACGCCGCCGACGCCGAGCAAGTCATTTCTCTCGCTAAGGAGATCCActctgctgctggaggCGAAGACGTCCTTGACGAGAAGATTCTCACCGAGCTTTCTTACCAAGCTACTGGAGACCTTTCCCCTATGGTTGCTGTCATTGGTGGTTTCGTCGCTCAAGAAGTCCTCAAGGCTTGTTCCGCCAAATTCCACCCCATGCAACAAAACATGTACTTTGACTCACTCGAGTCTCTCCCTGCTACCCTTCCTTCTGAGGCTGACGTCCAGCCTCTTGGATCTCGATACGACGGGCAAATCGCCGTCTTCGGTAAGGCCTTTCAGGAAAAGATTTCCAACACTCGCGAGTTCCTTGTCGGTTCGGGTGCTATCGGTTGTGAGATGTTGAAGAATTGGAGCATGATGGGCCTTGCCACTGGTCCCAACGGTATCATTCATGTTACCGACCTGGACACCATTGAAAAGAGTAACTTGAACCGACAGTTCTTGTTCAGAGCCAAGGATGTGGGCAAGTTCAAGGCTGAAAGTGCGGCTGCTGCCGTTGCGGACATGAACCCCAATTTGAAGGGCAAGATCATTGCTCACGATGACAGGGTCGGCCCCGAGACTGAAA ATGTCTATGGTGATGAATTCTTCGCCAATCTTGATGGCGTCACCAATGCCCTCGATAACGTGTCAGCGCGTCAGTACATGGACCGACGATGTGTGTTCTACTGCAAGCCTCTCCTTGAGTCTGGTACTCTTGGTACCAAGGCCAATACTCAGGTCGTTGTTCCTCACCTCACCGAGTCATATTCATCTTCCCAGGACCCTCCTGAGAAGTCTATTCCCTCTTGTACCGTCAAGAACTTCCCGAATGCCATTGAGCACACCATCCAATGGGCCCGAGAAGCGTTCGATTCTTTCTTCGTCAATCCTCCTACTACTGTCAACCTTTATCTTTCTCAACCAGATTTTGTCGAGACCACCCTCAAGTCTTCTGGCCAGCACCACGAGCATCTCAAACAGATTGAGAAATACCTTGTGAAGGAGAGGCCCATGTCTTTCGAGGAGTGTATCATGTGGGCCAGGTTACAATATGAGAACAACTATGTAAATGAGATCAAGCAGTTGTTGTTCAACTTGCCCAAGGACCAAGTTAACGCCAACGGCACTCCCTTCTGGTCCGGACCCAAGAGGGCTCCCACCGCTCTTGCCTTCAACATTGACGAT CCTCTTGATATGGAGTACCTCATCGCCGCTGCCAACCTTCACGCTTTCAACTACGGTCTCAAGGGCGAGCGAGACCCTGCTTTATTCCGAAAGGTGGTCGAGTCTATGAACGTCCCCGAGTTCACTCCTAAGAGCGGTGTCAAGATCCAGATCAATGAAAATGAACCTGTTGAAAACAACG atgaagatgacatTGAAGCTAttgtttcttctcttccccctcctgCTTCCCTCGCTGGTTTCCGACTTCAACCTGTTGActtcgagaaggatgatgactcTAATCACCACATTGACTTCATCACCGCCGCTTCCAACTTGCGTGCCCGAAATTATGGCATCACCCTTGCCGACAGGCATAAGACCAAACTCATCGCGGGAAAGATTATCCCTGCCATTGCTACAACCACTGCTCTCGCTGTTGGTTTGGTTTGCTTGGAACTTTACAAGTTGATTGACGGCAAAAACAAGCTTGAGGACTACAAGAACGGTTTCGTGAATTTGgctttgcccttcttcGGTTTCTCTGAGCCTATTGCGGCGGCGAAGCAAAAGTATGGCGAGACTGAGTGGACCTTGTGGGACAGGTTTGAGATCGAGGGCAATCCTACGTTGCAGCAATTCCTGGAATGGTTCCAGGAGAACCACAAGTTGGAAGTACAGATGGTTTCTCAGGGTGTTTCCATGTTGTGGTCCTCTTTC GCTGCCGACCGAATGAGGATGCGCATGAGCGAGCTTGTCGAACACGTCGGCAAGAAGCCAATCCCTCCTCATGTCAAGAACTTATTGGTGGAGGTTATGGTtaatgatgagaatgaCGAGGATGTCGAGGTGCCCTATGTGTTGGTGCACATCTAA
- a CDS encoding hypothetical protein (Similar to gi|21225964|ref|NP_631743.1| putative oxidoreductase [Streptomyces coelicolor A3(2)], FASTA scores: opt: 507, E(): 1.6e-23, (35.191% identity (65.103% similar) in 341 aa overlap (5-341:23-342))): MSVDPIVIIGAGPSGLLLARYLQLHHIPVVIYERDSSPTHRPQGGSLDLHDETGLKALKETGLLDEAKSYMRAEGEAMKIVDKSGKIWYDENGKEVKAHTEFQDGEPVTGRPEIDRTDLRNILIKCLNSDTIKWDHAVSSCSKISSSHYQINFISQPYITTPYLIGADGAFSRVRPLIHSTLPSYSGVSMYELTIPPKNMTPELKTYVGQGCLLALDEGMTVLPQMNSGGLCKVYVGLRCPENWTDENPLPDKGKREWLANLFQGWHDQVRDVIMASEEDKLVIRRIWQFDPDLKWDTDLTGVTVMGDAAHVMSPFAGEGKSIFLPVALADALELGISLVSLFTVPTPRASSPPFPLSLLPISQPRSKPLISSPSPADLHHALRHFERKMMRRARKEMIGSKENMDMFFGENAARNLTHWMSTFMIRFVWQTVTEWPVDFLKAIWD; the protein is encoded by the exons ATGTCCGTCGATCCCATCGTAATTATCGGTGCAGGCCCTTCTGGGCTCCTGCTCGCCCGATACCTTCAACTTCACCACATTCCCGTCGTCATCTACGAGCGCGATTCTTCCCCTACACATCGTCCCCAGGGTGGCTCTTTAGATTTACATGATGAAACAGGTCTCAAAGCTCTGAAAGAAACGGGACTGTTGGACGAGGCTAAGTCGTATATGAGGGCAGAAGGGGAGGCCATGAAGATTGTGGATAAGAGTGGGAAGATATGGTACGATGAGAACGGCAAAGAAGTCAAGGCACACACGGAATTCCAGGACGGGGAGCCGGTCACTGGTAGGCCTGAAATTGATAG GACGGACCTGAGAAATATCCTGATCAAGTGTCTTAATTCTGATACTATCAAATGGGACCATGCAGTCTCGTCTTGCTCAaagatctcttcttctcattaCCAGATCAACTTCATATCCCAACCGTATATCACCACGCCCTACCTGATCGGCGCAGATGGAGCATTCTCACGTGTTCGTCCTCTTATTCACTCCACCTTGCCATCATATTCGGGGGTGTCGATGTACGAGCTCACAATTCCCCCTAAAAACATGACACCTGAATTGAAAACGTATGTGGGCCAGGGATGCTTGTTGGCTCTTGATGAGGGAATGACTGTCTTGCCGCAGATGAATTCCGGAGGGCTATGCAAAGTCTACGTCGGGCTAAGATGTCCTGAGAATTGGACTGATGAGAACCCCTTGCCTGATAAAGGGAAACGGGAGTGGTTAGCAAATCTCTTTCAAGGTTGGCATGACCAGGTGCGAGATGTTATCATGGCGAGTGAAGAGGACAAATTGGTGATCAGAAGAATATGGCAATTTGACCCAGATTTGAAGTGGGATACAGACTTGACCGGAGTCACAGTGATGG GTGATGCTGCTCACGTCATGTCGCCTTTCGCAGGTGAAGGG AAATCgatcttccttcctgtaGCTCTCGCCGACGCCCTGGAGTTAGGAATATCTTTGGTATCCCTCTTCACCGTTCCAACCCCTCGCGCCTCCAGCCCTCCTTTccccctttctcttctccccatcTCCCAGCCTCGTTCAAAACCCCTCATttcatccccatcacctGCTGACCTTCATCACGCCCTGCGACATTttgaaaggaagatgatgcgcCGAGCCAGAAAAGAAATGATTGGGTCTAAGGAAAACATGGACATGTTTTTCGGAGAAAATGCGGCTCGTAACTTGACGCATTGGATGTCGACGTTCATGATACGGTTCGTTTGGCAGACCGTAACCGAGTGGCCGGTGGACTTTCTAAAGGCTATTTGGGATTGA
- a CDS encoding hypothetical protein (Similar to gi|40744873|gb|EAA64029.1| hypothetical protein AN1743.2 [Aspergillus nidulans FGSC A4], FASTA scores: opt: 957, E(): 1.8e-53, (51.111% identity (73.651% similar) in 315 aa overlap (8-322:12-309)); HMMPfam hit to Ubie_methyltran, ubiE/COQ5 methyltransferase family, score: 298.8, E(): 8e-87): MASTKSLLRSTRAFPCITSSHVRYIATSVPRRESQSTPGQTPPSSKTTHFGFREIPEEQKETLVGGVFSSVASSYDLMNDSMSLGIHRLWKDSFVSSMLPRLPPSFHRNPNDPVTEKPVFKCLDVAGGTGDIALRILDRAKDKFACRDIEVEIVDLNEGMLNEGRKRVAKTMYYNTPQIKFTHGNAQHLPSHIADNSIDLYTIAFGIRNCTSLPAVLSEAYRVLKPGGKIGVLEFGKVTNPLFREIYRQYSFQFIPVMGKILAGDSESYQYLIESIERFPSQPEFAKLVQEAGFKTGQMREGRGGAWTDYTNGIATVWTGVKV, encoded by the exons ATGGCTTCCACAAAATCACTTCTCCGCTCCACTAGAGCATTCCCCTGcatcacttcttctcatgTCAGGTACATTGCCACCTCCGTTCCCCGCAGAGAGTCACAATCCACACCAGGTCAGACACCTCCGTCGAGCAAGACCACCCACTTCGGTTTCCGAGAGATCCCCGAGGAACAGAAGGAGACACTCG TTGGAGGGGTTTTCAGCTCAGTCGCATCCAGTTATGACCTTATGAATGACTCCATGTCCTTGGGCATTCACCGTCTGTGGAAGGACTCTTTCGTCTCATCAATGCTTCCTCGTTTGCCTCCATCTTTCCATCGCAACCCCAATGACCCGGTGACCGAGAAACCAGTGTTCAAGTGTTTGGATGTTGCTGGTGGTACGGGTGATATCGCGTTAAGAATATTGGACCGGGCCAAGGACAAGTTTGCCTGTCGAGATATCGAGGTGGAGATTGTTGATTTGAACGAGGGCATGTTGAACGAGGGTAGGAAGAGGGTTGCTAAAACCATGTACTACAACA CTCCTCAAATCAAGTTTACTCACGGTAACGCTCAacaccttccttcccacaTTGCCGATAACTCCATCGACTTGTACACCATTGCGTTTGGTATTCGAAATTGCACTTCCCTCCCTGCTGTCCTCAGCGAAGCTTATCGTGTCCTTAAGCCTGGAGGCAAGATCGGTGTTTTGGAGTTTGGTAAGGTTACCAACCCTCTCTTCAGAGA GATCTACCGACAATACTCTTTTCAGTTCATTCCCGTAATGGGCAAGATTCTTGCCGGTGACTCTGAATCTTACCAGTACCTTATCGAGTCCATTGAGCGATTTCCTTCTCAGCCCGAGTTCGCCAAGCT TGTGCAAGAAGCAGGATTCAAGACTGGCCAGATGAGGGAAGGTCGAGGTGGTGCTTGGACTGACTACACCAACGGTATTGCCACCGTTTGGACAGGTGTCAAGGTTTAA
- a CDS encoding hypothetical protein (Match to ESTs gb|CF188057.1|CF188057, gb|CF188056.1|CF188056, gb|CF189212.1|CF189212; Similar to gi|7413515|emb|CAB85699.1| hypothetical protein [Agaricus bisporus], FASTA scores: opt: 467, E(): 2.7e-23, (42.437% identity (66.387% similar) in 238 aa overlap (59-292:19-224))), with the protein MVPLSVSATAFFLASHLLIFLPQASASPSPIDVAGASEASVILDHVGRDPVERAVLGSATTLSKRASGYTNPEDNGGYMLTIVNGTYPAGMGEPLNVILSGDSDAEVLVKSADDGGFLNYMLSAGLGEECLGQHLGADQQANLGDDQGNVTEVEELRYNYGNPYIGTCQETFNGGLHLRYWIQNTTGAYFMAVSVEKSLTEGHDIVVNGYNIGRDELVGNLTGQSIDTRTLSNTSTLSGSATYNNYTYQTDVEYVPGLLENSSDGINHYLTVEEDGYPAIDGLVAVLTVRITDRPASSSFAFPTLSITPVALLVPLLSAILTLF; encoded by the exons ATGGTCCCTTTATCAGTCTCCGCCactgccttcttccttgcttcACACCTTCTCATTTTCCTCCCACAGGCTTCAGCTTCACCGTCACCGATAGATGTGGCTGGCGCGAGCGAAGCTTCGGTGATTTTAGATCACGTCGGTCGAGATCCGGTGGAGCGAGCGGTGCTAGGATCGGCGACTACCTTGAGCAAGCGAGCGAGTGGCTATACAAATCCAGAAGACAATGGAGGGTATATGTTGACA ATCGTGAATGGTACATATCCAGCTGGTATGGGTGAACCACTCAACGTAATTTTGTCTGGCGATTCTGATGCCGAGGTGCTCGTCAAATCTGCCGATGATGGTGGCTTCCTCAACTATATGCT CTCGGCGGGTCTCGGCGAAGAATGCTTGGGTCAACATTTAGGTGCTGACCAACAAGCAAACCTTGGTGACGATCAAGGGAATGTGACAGAAGTTGAGGAACTGAGATACAACTATGGCAACCCGTACATTGGAACGTGTCAGGAGACATTCAACGGAGGATTGCATTTGAGATACTGGATTCAAAATACAACCGGCGCGTACTTTATGGCCGTGTCAGTGGAAAAATCCTTGACGGAAGGACATGATATCGTTGTTAATGG GTACAATATTGGCCGAGACGAGCTTGTCGGTAATTTGACTGGTCAGAGCATCGACACCCGAACTCTCTCAAATACTTCTACACTGTCTGGTTCTGCGACGTACAACAATTATACGTACCAGACAGATGTAGAGTACGTCCCAGGATTATTGGAAAACTCGAGTG ATGGTATCAATCACTATTTGAC cgttgaggaagacggcTATCCTGCTATTGACGGTTTGGTCGCTGTGTTGACAGTGAGAATTACCGATCGGCCTGCATC cagcagctttgCCTTCCCTACTTTGTCAATAACACCTGTTGCCCTTCTTGTGCCGCTTCTTAGTGCTATCTTGACCCTTTTTTAA
- a CDS encoding hypothetical protein (Similar to gi|32414709|ref|XP_327834.1| hypothetical protein [Neurospora crassa], FASTA scores: opt: 611, E(): 4e-20, (38.445% identity (53.782% similar) in 476 aa overlap (1-428:1-413)); HMMPfam hit to RRM_1, RNA recognition motif. (a.k.a. RRM, RBD, or RNP domain), score: 72.1, E(): 1.4e-18), with the protein MSHLLPPNLLKLFAPRPQPPFLKPLTRDERIRGPNNLGGVAGLAKRIKEEAEDAEVKQGMGMNPEKALDEQKEENVKMELKQDGEDGEVAEDSGKEKKKKTARDKIAEMGIIGEEAVKMRKELRKKRQEEYKKNAESNYKPQDDAQAIGDPYKTLFISRLSKKANETDLRREFEMYGPIERIRIVRNRKGKSNGYAFIVYERERDMKAAYKDAEGIPIHHKKILVDVERGRTVKGWKPQRLGGGLGGRPKPVAPEASPAPYVAPSNLRGGRGGFRGGGRGGGGGFRGGFQGNRGGFGGGNRGGFGGGDDRGGFAGRGGFRGGFQNRGDRGPGGFGQQQGGFGGPGGPGGYGGQGGGYGGGGGGFGGPGQQNGVQGGQGGGGFGGGGGYKRDYDNAGGPGGYGGGGGGGGGGFGGGGGGYQDRDPKRMRY; encoded by the exons ATGTCacacctccttcctcctaACCTCCTGAAGCTTTTCGCCCCTCGACCTCAGCCGCCCTTCTTAAAACCCCTGACGAGGGACGAACGCATCCGAGGTCCAAACAACCTTGGGGGTGTTGCCGGCCTTGCTAAGCGTataaaagaagaagccgaagaTGCTGAGGTCAAGCAAGGGATGGGCATGAATCCCGAAAAAGCTCTCGATGAacaaaaggaggaaaatgTAAAGATGGAATTGAAGCAagatggcgaagatggagaggtcGCGGAGGACTCtggcaaggagaagaagaaaaagacagCTAGAGATAAGATTGCGGAGATGGGTATCATTGGAGAGGAGGCTGTCaaaatgaggaaggaattgaggaagaagaggcaagaggAGTACAAGAAGAATGCCGAGAGCAACT ATAAACCTCAGGATGACGCTCAAGCCATCGGTGACCCTTATAAAACCCTTTTCATCTCAAGGCTA TCTAAGAAAGCGAACGAGACAGACCTTCGCCGAGAGTTTGAAATGTATGGCCCTATCGAGCGGATACGTATCGTTCGAAATCGAAAGGGCAAGAGTAACGGCTACGCCTTTATTGTTTATGAGCGAGAACGAGATATGAAAG CCGCATACAAGGACGCTGAAGGCATTCCTATTCACCACAAGAAGATTCTTGTCGATGTCGAGCGTGGACGCACTGTTAAAGGATGGAAACCTCAACGTCTCGGTGGAGGTCTTGGTGGCCGTCCCAAACCCGTCGCCCCAGAAGCCTCCCCTGCACCGTATGTCGCTCCCAGCAACCTCCGAGGTGGCCGAGGAGGGTTCcgtggaggaggacgaggcggcggtggtggtttCCGAGGTGGTTTTCAAGGGAACAGGGGAGGGTTTGGCGGAGGTAACAGAGGAGGATTTGGCGGAGGGGATGACAGAGGAGGTTTCGCTGGACGAGGCGGTTTCCGAGGGGGTTTCCAAAATCGAGGAGATCGTGGTCCTGGTGGATTTGGCCAACAACAGGGAGGGTTTGGCGGTCCAGGAGGCCCAGGTGGATACGGTGGACAGGGAGGAGGGTacggtggcggtggtggcggCTTCGG TGGTCCCGGCCAGCAAAATGGAGTTCAAGGCGgacaaggtggaggaggcttTGGGGGGGGTGGAGGTTACAAACGCGACTACGACAACGCCGGTGGACCTGGTGGTTatggtggaggaggcggcggtggtggtggtgggttCGGgggaggcggtggaggtTACCAGGACAGGGATCCCAAGAGGATGCGGTATTGA
- a CDS encoding hypothetical protein (Match to ESTs gb|CF194283.1|CF194283, gb|CF190934.1|CF190934, gb|CF187064.1|CF187064) codes for MAGDKIQLYEFEGSVWSNAPKIALEEGGLKKDKDVRWTTINLPEGENFEPSYLKINPAGTVPTLVVGNDTFTDSISAVAEIVKIAPQRPRGKVSSGASIIEEIHSAAIDPNATFLIATDDEDRKTKINGVPKGFLAGRQKTLNKLVENPPEEFKEFLTKKQADNKQLLEFFIAEPDEQTRKAHYAQGQQLWNSVGNALRGFITEALTKNNQGPYVGGNEPSEVDFHLITWLARTITNTGVEPGTNADQAIKKLQAKTGGGALDDSIKLYWETWSARESFKTLGVH; via the exons ATGGCTGGCGACAAGATTC AACTTTACGAATTCGAAGGCTCTGTTTGGTCCAATGCCCCCAAGATCGCGCTCGAGGAGGGtggcttgaagaaggacaaggacgTCAGGTGGACCACTATCAACCTTCCCGAG GGAGAAAACTTTGAACCCAGCTACCTCAAAATCAACCCTGCCGGTACTGTGCCCACTCTGGTTGTTGGCAATGACACTTTCACAGACTCCATT AGTGCGGTCGCCGAGATTGTCAAGATTGCTCCTCAAAGGCCTAGGGGCAAGGTTTCCTCCGGCGCTAGTATCATTGAGGAG ATTCACAGCGCCGCCATTGACCCCAACGCTACGTTTTTGATCGCGACAGACGATGAAGACAGAAAGACCAAAATCAACGGGGTACCCAAGGGCTTTTTGGCGGGTAGGCAGAAGACTTTAAACAA GCTCGTGGAAAACCCTCCTGAAGAATTCAAGGAGTTCCTTACCAAGAAACAAGCCGATAACAAGCAGCTTTTGGAGTTTTTCATTGCCGAGCCTGATGAGCAAACTCGCAAGGCCCATTACGCTCAGGGACAGCAGCTCTGGAACTCTGTCGGCAACGCCCTTCGAGGTTTCATTACTGAGGCCTTGACCAAGAACAACCAGGGTCCATATGTTGGCGGTAACGAGCCTTCAGAGGTCGATT TCCACTTGATTACTTGGCTGGCTCGAACCATCACCAATACCGGTGTCGAGCCTGGTACCAATGCTGACCAAGCCATCAAGAAGCTGCAGGCCAAGACTGGCGGTGGTGCCTTGGATGACTCCATCAAGCTTTACTGGGA AACCTGGAGTGCTAGGGAAAGTTTCAAGACTCTTGGTGTCCATTAA